A window of Panicum virgatum strain AP13 chromosome 8K, P.virgatum_v5, whole genome shotgun sequence contains these coding sequences:
- the LOC120646427 gene encoding mRNA-binding protein puf3-like, whose protein sequence is MPELRDHEDRQAITREIVDNGGGCLDMTINPYANYVIQRMVFMAEEEQVRLLVDEASRNVAYLRRYSHGQHVLAAMERFLSAKAGRQVFLVPRPPLLTHQ, encoded by the exons ATGCCTGAGCTTCGGGACCACGAGGACCGGCAGGCCATCACTCGCGAGATCGTCGACAATGGAGGCGGCTGCTTGGACATGACGATCAATCCCTACGCCAACTACGTGATCCAGAGGATGGTGTtcatggcggaggaggagcaggtgcGCCTGCTGGTGGATGAGGCCAGCAGGAATGTGGCCTACCTGAGGAGGTACTCGCATGGCCAGCACGTCCTCGCCGCCATGGAGAGGTTCCTCAGCGCCAAGG CGGGGAGGCAGGTGTTTCTGGTGCCTCGTCCACCACTCCTGACCCATCAGTGA
- the LOC120646426 gene encoding thaumatin-like protein, translating into MASSASMAANLQLLSLLVFLMSMAALVTGGGASNGSVQLILVNNCAESIWPGLLGTAGHPTPQSGGFHLAPGDETSFDVPLGWSGRVWPRRGCSFDGRGRGGCATGDCSGELRCGGRAGAAPATVVEMTLGTPRSPLHFYDVSLVDGFNAPVSMSPVGGGAGCGVAGCQADLNACCPAALEVRDREGKVAGCRSACGAMGGDRYCCTGEYASPGRCRPTVFARVFKAVCPKAYSYAYDDATSLNRCKATRYLITFCPPPTSRK; encoded by the coding sequence ATGGCCTCATCTGCCTCTATGGCGGCCAACCTCCAACTCCTCTCCCTCCTAGTTTTCCTGATGTCCATGGCGGCATtagtcaccggcggcggcgccagcaacGGCAGTGTCCAGCTGATCCTGGTGAACAACTGCGCCGAGTCGATCTGGCCTGGCCTGCTGGGCACCGCCGGCCACCCGACGCCGCAGTCCGGCGGCTTCCACCTGGCCCCGGGCGACGAGACCTCCTTCGACGTGCCCCTGGGCTGGTCGGGCCGCGTGTGGCCGCGCCGCGGCTGCTCCTTCGACGGCCGCGGGCGGGGCGGCTGCGCGACGGGCGACTGCAGCGGCGAGCTCcgctgcggcggccgcgccggcgcggcgccggccacgGTGGTGGAGATGACGCTGGGCACCCCGAGGTCGCCGCTGCACTTCTACGACGTGTCGCTGGTGGACGGGTTCAACGCGCCGGTGTCCATGTCCccagtgggcggcggcgccgggtgcGGCGTGGCCGGGTGCCAGGCGGACCTCAACGCCTGCTgcccggcggcgctggaggtgagGGACCGGGAGGGGAAGGTGGCCGGGTGCCGGAGCGCGTGCGGGGCCATGGGCGGCGACCGCTACTGCTGCACGGGGGAGTACGCGTCGCCGGGGCGGTGCCGGCCCACCGTGTTCGCGCGCGTCTTCAAGGCCGTCTGCCCCAAGGCCTACAGCTACGCCTACGACGACGCCACCTCCCTCAACCGATGCAAGGCCACCCGCTACCTCATCACCTTCTGCCCGCCGCCAACGTCCAGGAAATAA
- the LOC120645317 gene encoding ribulose bisphosphate carboxylase/oxygenase activase, chloroplastic — MAAAFSSTVGAPASTPASFLGSKLSRKQQATAAVNYHGKSSGANRFRVMAKEIDESKQTDTDRWKGLAYDISDDQQDITRGKGLVDSLFQAPTGDGTHEAVLSSYEYMSQGLRDYSAWDNMKDGFYIAPAFMDKLVVHLSKNFMTLPNIKVPLILGIWGGKGQGKSFQCELVFAKMGITPIMMSAGELESGNAGEPAKLIRQRYREAADIIKKGKMCCLFINDLDAGAGRMGGTTQYTVNNQMVNATLMNIADNPTNVQLPGMYNKEENPRVPIVVTGNDFSTLYAPLIRDGRMEKFYWAPTREDRIGVCKGIFRTDGVPEEDVVKLVDTFPGQSIDFFGALRARVYDDEVRKWVAETGVENIGRKLVNSREGPPKFEQPKMTIAKLLEYGHMLEAEQENVKRVQLADKYLSEAALGEANEDAMKTGAFFK, encoded by the exons ATGGCGGCTGCCTTCTCCTCCACCGTCGGAGCTCCG GCCTCCACCCCGGCCAGCTTCCTCGGGAGCAAGCTCAGCAGGAAGCAGCAGGCGACCGCCGCCGTGAACTACCATGGCAAGAGCTCCGGCGCCAACCGGTTCAGGGTCATGGCCAAGGAGATCGACGAGTCAAAGCAGACCGACACCGACAGGTGGAAGGGCCTGGCCTACGACATCTCCGACGACCAGCAGGACATCACCAGGGGGAAGGGCCTGGTCGACTCCCTCTTCCAGGCGCCCACGGGGGACGGCACCCACGAGGCCGTGCTCAGCTCCTACGAGTACAtgagccagggcctcagggacTACAGTGCCTGGGACAACATGAAGGACGGCTTCTACATCGCGCCGGCCTTCATGGACAAGCTCGTCGTCCACCTCTCAAAGAACTTCATGACACTGCCAAACATCAAG GTTCCCCTCATCCTGGGTATCTGGGGAGGCAAGGGTCAAGGAAAATCCTTCCAGTGTGAGCTTGTCTTCGCCAAGATGGGCATCAC CCCCATCATGATGAGCGCCGGCGAGCTTGAGAGCGGCAACGCCGGTGAGCCCGCCAAGCTCATCAGGCAGCGTTACCGTGAGGCCGCCGACATCATCAAGAAGGGCAAGATGTGCTGCCTCTTCATCAACGATCTCGACGCCGGCGCGGGTCGCATGGGCGGCACCACCCAGTACACCGTCAACAACCAGATGGTGAACGCCACCCTGATGAACATCGCCGACAACCCCACCAACGTGCAGCTCCCCGGCATGTACAACAAGGAGGAGAACCCCCGGGTGCCCATCGTCGTCACCGGCAACGACTTCTCCACGCTCTACGCGCCGCTCATCCGCGACGGCCGCATGGAGAAGTTCTACTGGGCGCCCACCCGCGAGGACCGGATCGGCGTGTGCAAGGGCATCTTCCGCACCGACGGCGTCCCCGAGGAGGACGTGGTGAAGCTCGTGGACACCTTCCCCGGCCAGTCCATCGACTTCTTCGGCGCCCTGCGTGCCCGGGTGTACGACGACGAGGTCCGCAAGTGGGTCGCCGAGACGGGCGTGGAGAACATCGGCAGGAAGCTCGTCAACTCCCGGGAGGGCCCGCCCAAGTTCGAGCAGCCCAAGATGACGATCGCCAAGCTGCTGGAATACGGGCACATGCTGGAGGCGGAGCAGGAGAACGTCAAGCGCGTGCAGCTTGCGGACAAGTACCTCAGCGAGGCGGCGCTCGGCGAGGCTAACGAGGACGCCATGAAGACCGGCGCCTTCTTCAAGTAG
- the LOC120645319 gene encoding ribulose bisphosphate carboxylase/oxygenase activase B, chloroplastic-like, whose amino-acid sequence MSAAAAAFSSATSVAAPASTPSIFLGKKKLIRSCRRGHGSRGLSSSSSSRVFATKQDVDESKQTHSDRWRGLAYDMSDDQQDITRGKGLVDSLFQAPMGDGTHEAVLSSYEYISQGLRHYSFDNTMDGYYIAPAFMDKLVVHIAKNFMALPNIKVPLILGIWGGKGQGKSFQCELVFAKMGINPIVMSAGELESGNAGEPAKLIRQRYREAADIVAKGKMCVLFINDLDAGAGRMGGATQYTVNNQMVNATLMNIADNPTNVQLPGMYNKEENPRVPIVVTGNDFSTLYAPLIRDGRMEKFYWAPTREDRIGVCKGIFRTNGVPDEDVVKLVDTFPGQSIDFFGALRARVYDDEVRRWVAETGVENIGRKLVNSKEGPPKFEQPKMTIGRLLEYGHMLEAEQENVKRVQLADKYLSEAALGDADDMPFYGKAAQQVGVPVPQGCTDPKAGNFDPTARSDDGTCVYN is encoded by the coding sequence atgtccgccgccgcagctgctttCTCCTCCGCCACCTCTGTCGCAGCGCCGGCCTCGACACCGAGCATCTTCCTCGGGAAGAAGAAGCTCATCAGGAGCTGCCGCCGTGGCCATGGCAGCAGGGggttgagcagcagcagcagtagcagagTGTTCGCCACTAAGCAGGACGTGGACGAGTCGAAGCAGACCCACTCCGACAGGTGGAGAGGCCTGGCCTACGACATGTCCGACGACCAGCAGGACATCACCAGGGGCAAGGGCCTCGTCGACTCCCTCTTCCAGGCGCCCATGGGGGACGGCACCCACGAGGCCGTACTCAGCTCCTACGAGTACatcagccagggcctcaggcaCTACAGCTTCGACAACACCATGGACGGCTACTACATCGCGCCGGCCTTCATGGACAAGCTCGTCGTCCACATCGCCAAGAACTTCATGGCCCTGCCCAACATCAAGGTGCCCCTCATCCTGGGCATCTGGGGCGGCAAGGGCCAGGGCAAGTCCTTCCAGTGCGAGCTGGTGTTCGCCAAGATGGGCATCAACCCCATCGTGAtgagcgccggcgagctcgagagcgggaacgccggcgagcccgccAAACTCATTCGCCAGCGCTACCGCGAGGCGGCCGACATCGTTGCCAAGGGCAAGATGTGCGTGCTCTTCATCAACGacctcgacgccggcgccgggcgcatgggcggcgccacccAGTACACGGTGAACAACCAAATGGTGAACGCCACCCTGATGAACATCGCCGATAACCCCACCAACGTGCAGCTCCCCGGCATGTACAACAAGGAGGAGAACCCCCGGGTACCCATCGTTGTCACCGGCAACGACTTCTCCACGCTCTACGCGCCGCTCATCCGCGACGGCCGCATGGAGAAGTTCTACTGGGCGCCCACCCGCGAGGACCGGATCGGCGTGTGCAAGGGCATCTTCCGCACCAACGGCGTCCCCGACGAGGACGTGGTGAAGCTCGTGGACACCTTCCCCGGCCAGTCCATCGACTTCTTCGGCGCGCTGCGCGCCCGGGTGTACGACGACGAGGTGCGCCGGTGGGTCGCCGAGACCGGCGTGGAGAACATCGGCAGGAAGCTCGTTAACTCCAAGGAGGGGCCTCCCAAGTTTGAGCAGCCCAAGATGACGATCGGCAGGCTGCTGGAGTACGGGCACATGCTTGAGGCGGAGCAGGAGAACGTCAAGCGCGTGCAGCTGGCGGACAAGTACCTCAGCGAGGCGGCGCTCGGCGACGCCGACGACATGCCGTTCTACGGCAAGGCGGCGCAGCAGGTGGGCGTGCCCGTCCCCCAGGGATGCACCGACCCCAAGGCCGGCAACTTCGATCCCACAGCCAGGAGCGACGACGGCACCTGCGTCTACAACTGA